The following are encoded in a window of Halosolutus halophilus genomic DNA:
- a CDS encoding DUF7521 family protein: MSPQPSGTTEIALALAVVKTLVLVVGSVITFFAFKAYRRTRQRALGYLAAGFGIVTLGLVLAGMLYEVLGVPLPMGVLLESLLVLIGFLVIAYSLYVQ; encoded by the coding sequence ATGAGCCCACAGCCGAGCGGGACGACCGAAATCGCGCTCGCGCTAGCAGTCGTCAAAACGCTGGTGCTCGTGGTCGGTAGCGTCATCACCTTCTTCGCGTTCAAGGCCTACCGGCGCACGCGCCAGCGGGCGCTCGGCTATCTCGCAGCCGGGTTCGGTATCGTGACACTCGGCCTGGTCCTGGCGGGGATGCTCTACGAAGTCCTCGGCGTCCCCCTTCCGATGGGCGTTCTGCTGGAGAGTCTCCTCGTCCTGATCGGCTTCCTCGTGATCGCCTATTCGCTGTACGTCCAGTAG
- the lpdA gene encoding dihydrolipoyl dehydrogenase, whose protein sequence is MVVGDVTTGTDVLVVGAGPAGYVAAIRAGQLDLDVTLVEKDAYGGTCLNHGCIPSKALITATDVAHEAGNAEEMGIHADPAVDLAKMVDWKDGVVDQLTGGVEKLCKANGVNLLEGTATFDGENTARISHSGEGQGSESIEFEHAIVATGSRPIEIPGFDYGDEPVLDSKQALALDSVPDSLVVVGAGYIGMELASVFAKLGTDVTVIEMLDGILPGYDDDLKRPVKQRANDIGIEFHFGYTASTWYDHGDGIRVEAEPAEQAATDGGQAEAVEAEALDLDAEKVLVAVGREPVSDTLDLDAVGVETDDRGFIETDSRARTNVDHVFAVGDVAGEPMLAHKGSMEGQVAAEVIAGEPAAIDYQAMPAAIFTDPEIGTVGMTESEAEEAGFETIVGTFPFRASGRALTTGETDGFVKIVADESEGYVLGAQIVGPEASELIAELGLAIELGATVEDVASTVHTHPTLSESVMEAAENALGHAIHTLNR, encoded by the coding sequence ATGGTCGTCGGAGACGTTACCACCGGAACGGACGTGCTGGTCGTCGGGGCCGGACCCGCCGGCTACGTGGCCGCGATCCGCGCCGGACAGCTCGATCTGGACGTAACGCTCGTCGAAAAGGACGCCTACGGCGGGACCTGTCTGAACCACGGCTGTATCCCCTCGAAGGCGCTGATCACCGCGACCGACGTCGCCCACGAGGCCGGCAACGCCGAGGAGATGGGGATCCACGCCGATCCCGCCGTCGACCTCGCGAAGATGGTCGACTGGAAAGACGGCGTCGTCGACCAGCTGACGGGCGGGGTCGAGAAGCTCTGCAAGGCAAACGGCGTCAACCTGCTGGAGGGAACGGCCACGTTCGACGGCGAGAACACCGCCCGCATCTCCCACAGCGGCGAGGGCCAGGGCTCGGAGAGCATCGAGTTCGAACACGCGATCGTCGCGACCGGTTCGCGCCCGATCGAGATTCCCGGCTTCGACTACGGCGACGAACCCGTGCTCGACTCGAAACAGGCGCTCGCGCTCGACTCGGTCCCCGACTCGCTGGTCGTCGTCGGTGCCGGCTACATCGGGATGGAACTGGCGAGCGTCTTCGCCAAACTCGGGACCGACGTGACGGTCATCGAGATGCTCGACGGCATCCTGCCCGGCTACGACGACGATCTCAAACGACCAGTCAAACAGCGGGCGAACGATATCGGGATCGAGTTCCACTTCGGCTACACCGCCTCGACGTGGTACGACCACGGCGATGGCATCCGCGTCGAAGCGGAGCCCGCCGAGCAGGCCGCGACGGATGGTGGCCAGGCGGAAGCCGTCGAAGCGGAGGCGCTCGACCTCGACGCCGAGAAAGTCCTCGTCGCCGTCGGCCGCGAACCCGTCTCGGACACGCTCGACCTCGACGCCGTCGGCGTCGAGACCGACGATCGGGGCTTCATCGAAACCGATTCGCGCGCGCGAACGAACGTCGACCACGTCTTCGCGGTCGGCGACGTCGCGGGCGAACCGATGCTCGCCCACAAGGGCAGCATGGAGGGACAGGTCGCCGCGGAGGTGATCGCCGGCGAACCCGCGGCGATCGACTATCAGGCGATGCCCGCCGCGATCTTCACCGATCCCGAGATCGGCACCGTCGGGATGACGGAGTCCGAGGCCGAAGAGGCCGGCTTCGAGACGATCGTCGGGACGTTCCCGTTCCGGGCCAGCGGCCGCGCGCTGACGACCGGCGAGACCGACGGCTTCGTCAAGATCGTCGCCGACGAGTCCGAGGGGTACGTCCTCGGGGCCCAGATCGTCGGTCCCGAGGCCTCGGAACTGATCGCCGAACTCGGCCTCGCGATCGAACTCGGCGCGACCGTCGAGGACGTCGCGTCGACGGTCCACACTCACCCGACGCTGTCGGAGTCGGTGATGGAGGCCGCCGAGAACGCGCTCGGGCACGCAATCCACACGCTGAACCGTTGA
- a CDS encoding winged helix-turn-helix domain-containing protein, with protein MVRDPISAESMPSAEEICAALDDPDCREIIRNLEEPMTASELTSRCDIPQSTLYRKLELLTDATLLEESTEIRRDGHHASKYAVAFDEITLVLEEDRSLGVQIERPARTADERLAELWSEVRKET; from the coding sequence ATGGTCCGGGACCCGATCAGTGCGGAGTCGATGCCGTCGGCGGAAGAGATCTGCGCTGCGCTCGACGATCCCGACTGCCGTGAGATTATCCGGAATCTCGAGGAACCAATGACGGCTTCAGAGCTGACCTCCCGGTGTGACATTCCGCAATCGACGCTGTATCGTAAGCTCGAGTTGCTGACCGATGCGACGTTGCTCGAAGAATCGACCGAGATCAGGCGCGACGGCCACCACGCGAGCAAGTACGCGGTCGCGTTCGACGAGATTACGCTGGTGCTCGAGGAAGACCGATCGCTGGGGGTCCAGATCGAACGCCCCGCCCGGACGGCCGACGAGCGCCTCGCCGAACTGTGGTCGGAGGTGCGCAAGGAAACATGA